One window of the Oscillatoria salina IIICB1 genome contains the following:
- a CDS encoding CGLD27 family protein has product MKQSFVSVCPVPSEQQPLNEYEQLKDSWFYSWAKLDLLAYWRKLAWVWLWGWIVAGPIAAASFTPEKDPLKFALCGAAGAGALVTLIVLRLYLGWRYIRDRLQTETVFYEESGWYDGQSWQKPTEVLERDRLIVSYQVQPVLLRLEQTFAIFTLLIVSGSLLWLL; this is encoded by the coding sequence ATGAAGCAATCTTTTGTTTCTGTTTGTCCGGTTCCCAGCGAACAACAACCACTGAATGAGTACGAACAATTAAAAGATTCTTGGTTTTATAGTTGGGCAAAACTTGATTTATTAGCTTATTGGCGGAAATTAGCTTGGGTTTGGCTGTGGGGCTGGATTGTCGCTGGACCGATCGCGGCGGCTAGTTTTACACCAGAAAAAGATCCGCTTAAATTTGCCCTTTGCGGTGCGGCTGGTGCAGGGGCATTGGTGACACTGATTGTCCTGCGGCTATACTTAGGCTGGCGCTACATTCGCGATCGCCTTCAAACAGAAACGGTATTTTATGAAGAGTCCGGCTGGTACGATGGTCAAAGCTGGCAAAAACCAACTGAAGTCTTAGAACGCGATCGCCTGATTGTTTCTTACCAAGTTCAGCCAGTTTTGCTTCGCTTAGAGCAAACTTTCGCTATTTTTACCTTGCTCATCGTTAGTGGTAGTTTACTTTGGTTACTGTAG
- a CDS encoding NAD(+) kinase: MQLKQVIIVHKAGSSQGKAWAEKCAAFLEARSCQVLMGPSGFKDNPYPVFLASSHSQIDLGIVLGGDGSALAAARHLAPEGIPILAVNVGGHLGFLTEPFEEFKDFEQVLDRLQEDRYAVQRRMMLQARLLSGDRLEPEFESDRFLCLNEMCIKPASIDRMPTSILEMEVDGEVVDQYHGDGLLVATPTGSTCYTASANGSIMHPGMEAIAITPICPLSLSSRSLILPSGSVVNVWPLGDYELNTKLWTDGVLATSIWPGQRVSVRMADCQAKFIILRENHSFYQTLREKLQWAGARVPYTESYRINGK, encoded by the coding sequence GTGCAGCTTAAGCAAGTCATTATCGTACACAAAGCAGGAAGTTCCCAAGGTAAAGCTTGGGCGGAAAAATGTGCCGCTTTTCTAGAAGCACGTTCTTGTCAAGTATTGATGGGACCGAGTGGTTTTAAGGATAATCCTTATCCGGTGTTTCTCGCTTCTAGCCATTCGCAAATCGATTTAGGAATAGTCTTAGGTGGTGATGGGAGTGCGCTAGCCGCCGCGAGGCATTTAGCCCCCGAAGGAATTCCCATTTTGGCAGTTAACGTCGGCGGACATCTTGGTTTTCTTACCGAACCTTTTGAGGAGTTTAAGGATTTCGAGCAAGTTTTGGATCGTTTGCAAGAAGATCGCTATGCAGTTCAAAGGCGAATGATGTTGCAAGCACGTTTATTATCAGGCGATCGCCTCGAACCTGAATTTGAAAGCGATCGCTTTCTCTGTCTTAATGAAATGTGTATTAAACCTGCTAGCATCGACCGAATGCCCACGTCAATCTTAGAAATGGAGGTTGATGGGGAGGTAGTCGATCAATATCACGGTGATGGCTTATTGGTAGCGACTCCTACAGGTTCGACTTGTTATACTGCTTCGGCTAATGGTTCGATTATGCACCCAGGAATGGAGGCGATCGCCATTACTCCAATTTGTCCTCTAAGTCTTTCTAGTCGCTCTTTGATTCTACCTTCGGGTTCGGTAGTTAATGTTTGGCCTCTCGGAGACTACGAACTGAATACTAAACTTTGGACTGACGGCGTTTTAGCTACCAGTATTTGGCCCGGACAGCGTGTTTCTGTCCGCATGGCTGATTGTCAAGCTAAATTTATTATTCTTCGCGAAAATCACTCTTTTTACCAAACTCTACGCGAAAAATTACAATGGGCGGGAGCGAGAGTCCCCTACACTGAAAGTTACCGCATTAATGGGAAATGA
- the rsfS gene encoding ribosome silencing factor, with amino-acid sequence MSENHQHNLNKYSPTAIAREAREQDTSKNLAMTIAAAADDRKAGDIVILGVEEVSYIADYFTLVTGYSKAQVRAISDLIQEKVAENWQRRPLRIEGQTEGSWVLLDYGEVIVHIMLPKEREYYNLEAFWGHAEKLEFSSLEGSGSNNQ; translated from the coding sequence ATAAATATTCGCCTACCGCGATCGCCCGTGAGGCAAGAGAACAGGATACCAGCAAAAACCTAGCGATGACTATTGCAGCCGCCGCAGATGACCGCAAAGCAGGGGATATAGTTATCCTGGGTGTTGAAGAAGTTTCCTATATCGCTGATTACTTCACCCTTGTAACGGGTTATTCTAAGGCGCAGGTACGCGCTATTTCTGACTTGATTCAAGAAAAGGTCGCAGAAAATTGGCAGCGTCGTCCCCTGCGAATCGAAGGACAAACTGAAGGAAGTTGGGTGTTACTAGATTACGGTGAAGTCATCGTTCACATTATGCTGCCTAAAGAAAGGGAATATTACAACCTGGAAGCTTTTTGGGGACACGCTGAAAAACTAGAATTTTCTAGTCTCGAAGGTAGTGGGAGCAATAATCAATGA
- a CDS encoding asparaginase: MTRGKRTQAPELEVHLLREGIVESTHRVTAAVCDERGRVLSVAGNAATASFVRSALKPFQALAVVTSGIPERYNLTDKDLAIICSSHQGTVEQARQVFNILWRCDLDPSALQCPIPANAQSPLQHNCSGKHAGMLAVCKQRQWSLEDYLQRDRPVQKLILSKIAELLRMPGEEFISAHDDCGAPTYFLELGQMAGLYAQLASGNSLDLERIVRAMTYHPRMVAGDGAFDTELMRLTEGELVSKSGAEGIQCIGRVGEGMGLAIKVADGAKRAKYAVAIHLLRQVGWISPSVSEELAEMFMNLGKYKRLEVMGELSML, from the coding sequence ATGACAAGGGGAAAAAGAACTCAAGCACCAGAACTAGAAGTTCATTTACTGCGGGAAGGAATTGTTGAATCCACCCATCGCGTTACTGCCGCAGTTTGTGACGAGCGAGGGCGTGTCTTATCAGTAGCAGGTAATGCCGCAACTGCTTCCTTCGTCCGTTCGGCATTGAAACCTTTCCAGGCTTTGGCAGTGGTTACTTCTGGTATCCCAGAACGTTACAATCTCACTGACAAAGATTTAGCGATTATCTGTAGTTCTCACCAAGGTACGGTAGAACAAGCTCGACAGGTATTTAATATTCTTTGGCGTTGCGATCTCGATCCTAGCGCCCTTCAGTGTCCGATTCCAGCTAATGCTCAAAGCCCACTGCAACATAATTGTTCGGGAAAACACGCGGGAATGTTAGCTGTCTGCAAACAACGTCAATGGTCTCTCGAAGACTATTTACAGCGCGATCGCCCAGTGCAAAAGTTAATTTTGAGCAAAATAGCTGAGTTACTCCGGATGCCCGGAGAAGAGTTTATTAGCGCCCACGATGACTGCGGTGCGCCAACTTATTTTCTGGAGCTAGGACAAATGGCGGGACTATATGCTCAACTAGCGTCGGGAAATAGTTTAGATCTCGAACGAATTGTCCGGGCGATGACTTATCATCCAAGGATGGTAGCTGGAGACGGTGCTTTTGATACTGAGTTAATGCGTTTAACTGAAGGTGAATTGGTGAGTAAGTCGGGCGCAGAAGGTATTCAATGTATTGGGCGAGTTGGCGAGGGTATGGGTTTAGCTATTAAAGTGGCTGACGGTGCAAAACGAGCTAAATATGCTGTCGCAATTCATTTACTCAGGCAAGTTGGCTGGATTAGTCCTTCTGTATCCGAAGAGCTAGCAGAAATGTTTATGAATCTGGGTAAGTATAAGCGTTTGGAAGTGATGGGCGAACTCTCGATGCTTTAA